The Alphaproteobacteria bacterium genome has a window encoding:
- a CDS encoding GNAT family N-acetyltransferase translates to MNNIIIRPKTNSDHKILEKFITLYWGGEPLIVHGKKYFTKDLEGYLAFNNEECIAFLLFERQKINWEIIVFESFSKFSGIGTKLLNALFGEAQKNNCPQIHVMTTNDNLDALRFYQRRGFVLSGIFLDVVDYARSLKPSIPALGDYDIPIRDELMLVYRF, encoded by the coding sequence CAGACCATAAAATCCTTGAAAAATTTATAACACTTTATTGGGGTGGAGAACCTTTAATCGTCCATGGCAAAAAATATTTTACAAAAGATTTAGAAGGATATTTAGCGTTTAACAACGAAGAATGTATCGCGTTTTTGCTTTTTGAACGCCAAAAAATTAATTGGGAAATCATTGTGTTTGAATCTTTCTCTAAATTTTCAGGCATTGGCACAAAATTACTTAATGCTTTATTCGGTGAAGCCCAAAAAAACAATTGCCCTCAAATTCATGTCATGACAACAAATGATAATTTGGATGCTTTGCGTTTTTATCAGCGTCGTGGCTTTGTGTTATCAGGCATCTTTCTTGACGTGGTTGATTATGCACGTAGCTTAAAACCCAGCATCCCAGCTTTAGGCGATTACGATATTCCAATTCGTGATGAATTAATGCTTGTTTATAGATTTTAA